ACTGGCTTCGGGATGGGGAGCTATACTTCGCGCCCCGCTTTGATCCATTCCGCGTCCGCGCGACCCGCAGGTATCCCCCGCATGTTCGAATCCCTGACCCAACGTCTCTCCGGCACCATCGAGCGCCTTCGCGGCCGCGGCCGGCTGACCGAGGAGAACATCCGCGAGTCGCTGCGCGAAGTCCGCATCGCCCTGCTCGAGGCCGATGTCGCCCTGCCGGTCGTGCAGGCCCTGATCGAGCGCATCAAGGTGCGCGCGGTCGGCCAGGAAGTGCTCAAGTCGCTGACCCCCGGCCAGGCGCTGATCAAGATCGTCCGCGACGAAATGTCGGCGGTGATGGGCTCGGCCGCGTCCGACCTCAACCTCAACGTGCCGGCACCGGCCGTGATCCTGATGGCCGGCCTGCAGGGCGCGGGCAAGACCACGACCGTGGCCAAGCTCGCCAAGCACCTGAAGGAAAAGCGCAAGAAGAAGGTGATGGTGGTGTCGGCCGACGTCTACCGTCCGGCCGCGATCGAGCAGCTCAGGACGCTGGCGCAGCAGGTCGACGTGCTGTTCTTCCCGTCCAGCGCCGACCAGCAACCCGAAGCGATCGTCAGGGCTGCCATCGACGACGCGCGCAAGTCCTACGTCGACGTGCTGCTGGTCGACACCGCCGGCCGCACCAGCATCGACGAAGCGATGATGGCCGAGATCAAGGCGCTGCACGCCGCGGTCAAGCCGGTCGAGACGCTGTTCGTGGTCGACTCCATGACCGGCCAGGACGCCGCGGTCACCGCCAAGCATTTCGGTGAAGCGCTGCCGCTGACCGGCGTGGTGCTGACCAAGACCGACGGTGACGCCCGCGGCGGCGCCGCGCTGTCGGTGCGCTACATCACCCAGCGCCCGAT
Above is a genomic segment from Lysobacter sp. S4-A87 containing:
- the ffh gene encoding signal recognition particle protein is translated as MFESLTQRLSGTIERLRGRGRLTEENIRESLREVRIALLEADVALPVVQALIERIKVRAVGQEVLKSLTPGQALIKIVRDEMSAVMGSAASDLNLNVPAPAVILMAGLQGAGKTTTVAKLAKHLKEKRKKKVMVVSADVYRPAAIEQLRTLAQQVDVLFFPSSADQQPEAIVRAAIDDARKSYVDVLLVDTAGRTSIDEAMMAEIKALHAAVKPVETLFVVDSMTGQDAAVTAKHFGEALPLTGVVLTKTDGDARGGAALSVRYITQRPIKFIGTGEKPDGLDVFHPDRIASRILDMGDVLSLVEQVEQQVDKDKAQKLAEKVAKGKKFDLNDMRDQLEQMQNMGGLHGLMDKLPGMGQIPDSVKSQVTGKEVPRMVAIINSMTRKERRNPALLNGSRRARIAKGAGLTPADVNKLMKQYQQMEKMMSKLSGGGMKGLMRGMKGMMGARGGMPFR